Proteins co-encoded in one Arachis hypogaea cultivar Tifrunner chromosome 13, arahy.Tifrunner.gnm2.J5K5, whole genome shotgun sequence genomic window:
- the LOC112732548 gene encoding uncharacterized protein: MSTESLNALNCSGILQHRLVLKIGVPVMLLHNIDQSNGLCNGTRMQGRRLGDHIIECVILAGRNTGDVVFIPRMNMSPNNDILPIRFTRCQFPVALCFAMTINKSQGQTLSTVGVYLPRPVFTHGQLYVALSRVSMHSGLKILSVDSNGKVSDHTINVVYREVFTGMLPNILP; encoded by the coding sequence ATGAGCACCGAGTCATTGAATGCGCTAAATTGTTCAGGAATTCTCCAACACCGGTTAGTTCTTAAAATCGGGGTTCCTGTGATGCTTCTTCACAATATTGACCAATCCAATGGACTATGCAATGGTACGCGCATGCAGGGTAGACGTCTTGGTGACCATATCATTGAGTGCGTCATCTTAGCAGGTCGTAATACTGGTGATGTTGTATTTATTCCCAGGATGAACATGTCACCCAATAACGATATATTACCAATCAGGTTTACTCGATGTCAATTTCCGGTTGCTCTTTGCTTTGCGATGACCATAAACAAGTCCCAAGGTCAAACGCTGTCAACAGTTGGCGTCTATCTTCCGAGGCCTGTTTTTACTCATGGTCAGCTTTATGTTGCGCTTTCTCGGGTCAGCATGCATTCTGGACTGAAGATTTTATCTGTTGATTCTAACGGCAAAGTTTCAGATCATACTATTAATGTTGTCTATAGAGAAGTTTTTACCGGGATGCTACCTAACATTCTCCCTTGA